Sequence from the Corallococcus sp. EGB genome:
CGGTGACGTCCCAACGCTCCTGCCGTCCCTGTCTCAGGGCCGTCAGCACGTTCAGGACGCCCTGCGCCCGATTCGGATCCGGGTGCAGCTCCTGGGCGAGGTAGTCCGCCAGCACGTCATCGGGCGGCAGGCCACTCACGACCGCCCGTCCCTGCTGATCCCACGTGAATCGCAATGTTCTGGGCACGGCCGTGACGCTCGCACACTCCGCGGATCGCCGACCACGCCCCGCCCATGCCGATTCCGCCGGAACCCGACACTGCGGCCCCGCCGCGTGCGGCAGCCAACGGGCGCCTCCGCCCCGGGAACGGCGACTGTCCAGAGGTGGAAAAGCGAAAGGCCGTGAGCCCCTGGGGACTCACGGCCTTTCTTGAGTGGGCGCGGCAGGTTTCGAACCTGCGACCCCTGCCGTGTGAAGGCAGTGCTCTACCGCTGAGCTACGCGCCCTGCTGTCTGCCGCCCGCCGCGCCACCGCTGCGCAACGAACGCGGCGGTAAATGCCATTCGCTCACGCGGGTGTCAACGCCTTTTCTAGGAGGATTCTTCCGCGAGCTCCTCCAGCTTCGCGTCCAGCTCGCGGAGGCGGCGCTTGAGGCCCGCGAGCTGCTTCCCCACGGCCTTGAAGTCTCCCTTCGGCGCGAAGTTCAGCGCCTTCATGACCTCTTCCTGCCCGCGGTCCAGGGCCTGCTTGCCGCGCTGGACCCGGCCAATGGCCTGGGCGACGGCCATGGCGCGCTTCTCGTCGGCCATGAGCTTCTCCATGGCCAGGGTGGACAGGCCCAGCGCCTGCTTCTTCAAGTCGTCCCGGATGCCCATGGCGGCGGTGTCCTCTGGTGGCCCGCTTCAGGGGCCGTCGGGGAACTCGGTCTTCAGCGCGGCGAAGACGCGGTCGGCGATGCCCTTGTAGCGCATGCGCTCGATGAGCGGCTGCAGGTCCCCCCGCATGGAGATGCGGCGCTTGAGCACCGCCTCCACGGGGTCCAGCGTGCCCAGCAAGAGCTGCTTCCAGACGGAATACGGGGCGCGGGCCAGGTACACCGGCTCCAGCTCCTCCAGGTCGTCCGGATCCGACAGCACGCGGGCCCGCTTGATGTCGCAGTCCCCGGGCTCCACGTGGATGACGAAGGGCTTGTCCAGCTTGCCCTTCTCCGCCTCGATGATGGCCCCGAAGTCGCCCTTCCAGCCCTTGCCGGCGATGGCGCACTCCGGATCTGCGTTGGTGAGCCGGACGGCCTCGTCCAGCCACTCCTTCGACGGAAACTTCGGCATCGCGCCTCCCTACCCCCTGCGGAAGATGCTCTTGATGCTGGAGAAGAGCCCGCGGTCATCGCTCGCCGCGCTGCTGCTCGACGGGGCGGCCGCCGGCGTGTTGCGCGAGGCGGCTTCCTGCAGGGCCTTCTTCAACTGCTCCGGCGTGTCGCGGGTGGCCAGATCCACCTTGCGCGACATGCCGCTCGCGTCCTCCACCTGCACCTGGAGGAGACACTCCTCGGTGAGGCGGAAGTCGATTTTCCGGCCCGCGGCGGCGGCCGGCACCCGGACGGTGCCCAGGTACTCGTTGTCCACCATCAGGTCGCTGTCGCCCTGATAGATGTCCAGCTCGATGAAGGGCGCGCCCGGCTGCTGCGGCGGCGGCAGGCGGAAGCTCTTCACCATCGGGATGAGCGAGTTCTTCTCGATGATGCGCTTCACGCGGCCGTTGGGCATCGCGTAGCCGATGGGCATGGACAGCGCGTCCAGCAGCGTCACCGCGTCGATGCTGCCCAGCGAGTCCCCCAGGAGCGCCGCGCCCAGGGCCACGCACTCGTCCGGGTGGACGCCCTTGCGCGGGGCCTTGCCGAAGTGGGCCTGGATCTTCTGCTGCACCAGCGGCATGCGGCTCTGGCCGCCCACCAGGATGATCTCATCGATCTCCGAGCGGCTGATGCCCTTCTCCGCGAGCACCCGGTCGCAGATGTCGAAGGTGCGATCCACCAGGTCGCCGGTGAGGTTGTTGAGGTAGTCGCGGGTCAGCGGGATGCGCAGGTCCAGCGGCTTGCCCTTGCGCTCCTCGATGTAGGGCAGGTCGATGACGACGTTGGGGATGAGCGTCAGGTCGATCTTCGCCGCCTCGGCGGCGTTCTTGATGCGCTGGAGGGCGATGGGGCTCTCGGTCAGGTCGACCTTGGTCTCGTCGCGGAAGCGCTCCAGCACGTACTCCATGATGCGGTTGTCGAAGTCCGCGCCGCCCAGGAAGGAATCGCCGCCGGTGGCCAGCACCTCGAAGACGTTGCCGGCCAGGTGCAGCACGCTGACGTCGAAGGTGCCGCCGCCCAGGTCGTAGACGAGGACCTTCTGGTCCAGTCCGCGGTTGAAGCCGTAGGCGAGCGCCGCAGCGGTGGGCTCGTTGACGATGCGCTTGACGTCGAAGCCGGCCAGGCGCCCCGCCTCCTTCACGGCGTTGCGCTGGTTGTCGTTGTAGTAGGCGGGGACGGAGATGACGGCCGCGTCGATGGGGCCGCCCAGGAACTGCTCCGCGATGGTCTTCAGCTGCGAGAGCACGAAGCTGGAGATCTGCGGCAGCGTGTAGAGCTTGCCGCCCATGGTGACGGCGGCGTCCCCGTTGGCGTCCTCGACGATGTCGTATGGGAAGTACCCCTTGAGGTCCTCCACCGCCTTCGAGTGGTACTTGCGGCCGATCAGGCGCTTGGTGCCCCAGAGCGTGTTCTTGGGGTTGGTCACCATCTGGTCCTTGGCGACTCCGCCGACCAGCAGGTCGTTCTTGGCGGACAGCGCGACCACGGAGGGCAGGATGAGGTTGCCGCGGTCCGTGGGGACGATCTTCGGGATGCGGTTGCGCACGGACGCCACCAGGGTGTTGGTGGTGCCCAGGTCAATCCCGACGATGCGAGGTCTGTCCGCCATGAAGGTCAACGTGCACGGCTCAGGGGGAGGCCGCGCCCGTCCTGACTCTCTAGCACGTCGTGCCGTCGCGTGCGCGTTTCTAGGCGGACGCTTCCTCCCTGACTGTAGTTCTGGCCAGCCCGCCCACCAGGGGGGCTGATTCCGGGTGGGGGCTACAGCTCCCGGTCTGGATCCGGCCCCAGCTCGCGCACGCGGATCGGCCCGTCAGGCTCCGGGGGCGGGAGGGTGTCGCACACCGCGTCAGGCCCCACGGGCAGTTCGGACAGGAAGCGGGACGGGGTGAGCAGCAGCCGCCCGTCCTCCCGGGGCAGCGAGGTGTGGGGGTACACCAGCCACAGCGCCTCGCGGGCCCGGGTGACGGCGACGTAGAAGAGGCGGCGC
This genomic interval carries:
- a CDS encoding Hsp70 family protein; the encoded protein is MADRPRIVGIDLGTTNTLVASVRNRIPKIVPTDRGNLILPSVVALSAKNDLLVGGVAKDQMVTNPKNTLWGTKRLIGRKYHSKAVEDLKGYFPYDIVEDANGDAAVTMGGKLYTLPQISSFVLSQLKTIAEQFLGGPIDAAVISVPAYYNDNQRNAVKEAGRLAGFDVKRIVNEPTAAALAYGFNRGLDQKVLVYDLGGGTFDVSVLHLAGNVFEVLATGGDSFLGGADFDNRIMEYVLERFRDETKVDLTESPIALQRIKNAAEAAKIDLTLIPNVVIDLPYIEERKGKPLDLRIPLTRDYLNNLTGDLVDRTFDICDRVLAEKGISRSEIDEIILVGGQSRMPLVQQKIQAHFGKAPRKGVHPDECVALGAALLGDSLGSIDAVTLLDALSMPIGYAMPNGRVKRIIEKNSLIPMVKSFRLPPPQQPGAPFIELDIYQGDSDLMVDNEYLGTVRVPAAAAGRKIDFRLTEECLLQVQVEDASGMSRKVDLATRDTPEQLKKALQEAASRNTPAAAPSSSSAASDDRGLFSSIKSIFRRG